Genomic DNA from Immundisolibacter sp.:
CTGCGCCATGTGGCGCTGTTCGTTCAGGATCTGGAAGCGTGTGAGCGCTTCTATGTGGACTTGCTCGGCCTGCATGTGGAGTGGCGGCCGGACGAAGACAACGTCTATCTGAGTTCTGGCCAGGATAATCTGGCGCTACACCGGGCGCCTGGTCCTGCGCCAGGCGGCGCGGTGCTGGACCATATCGGCTTTTTACTGCGACGCATCGAGGACGTTGACCCGTGGCACGTCTTTATGCGCGACAATGGCGCCCCCATTGCCGCCGTGCCGCGTACCCATCGAGATGGTGCGCGTAGCTTTTACTGCCTGGACCCGGCCGGCAACCGGGTACAAATCATCTTCCACCCTCCCTTGGCCGGCGCGCTGCGCCCGCTGCGGTAATTGCCATGGCCGATCTGGACGACAAGCTCACGCTGCACGGTTTCAACAACCTGACCAAGACGCTGAGCTTCAATATTTACGATATTTCCTACGCACTGACGCGTGAGGCTCAGCAGCAGTACATCGACTACATCGACGAGACCTACAACGCCGAGCGCCTGACTCGCATCCTGAGCGAGGTGGCCGACATCATCGGCGCCGAAATTCTGAACATCGCGCGCCAGGATTACGACCCGCAAGGGGCCAGCGTCACCATGCTGATCTCCGAAGGTGGCCAGGGCAAGGCGGGTAATTCCACTGCCGAGATGCCCGGACCCAAACCGGATGCGGTGGTGGGACACCTGGACAAGAGCCATGTCACTGTACATACCTATCCCGAGCAACACCCGGACAACGGCATCAGCACGTTTCGGGCCGACATCGACGTGTCCACGTGTGGCCATATCTCGCCGCTGCGGGCGCTCAATTTCCTGATCCACAGCTTCGAGTCGGACATCGTGATCCTGGATTACCGGGTGCGCGGCTTCACCCGCGACGTGCGCGGGCACAAGCATTACATCGACCACACGATTCACTCGATTCAAAACTACATCGACGCCTCGACGCTGGCCCGTTTCCAGGCGGTGGACGTCAACGTCTACCCGGAAAATATTTTTCACACCAAGCTACGGGTACGTAATTTCGACCTCGCAAACTACCTGTTCGGTGTCAATGATGCCGACCTGTCAGCGCAAGAGCAGGCCGCTACTGCAACGCGCCTGGAGCGGGAGATCCAGGAAATCTTCTACGCGACCAACATGAAGTGATTCGGGCGCCGACGGCGCTATAGCCGGTAGGCGGTACGGGTCATCAGCTTGGATGCCAGGCGCATCAGGCTGCGTAGCGGCGCCGGCAGTTCGCGGCCCCCGGCACGCCGGGCGTCTTCACCGTGGCGAATCTCGTCACGGCGCATCTGCTCAAGCACGGCGCGGCTGCGTCGGTCGGCGCTCGGTAAACGCCCAAGATGGTCGTCCAGATGCGCCTGTACCTGGCGTTCGGTTTCTGCCACAAAGCCCATGCTCCAGTCGTCGCCGGCGGTGCCAGCCACCACGCCGATCACCAATGCGCCACCAAACCAGACCGGATCGAGCACGCTGCGCCGGCTGCCCAGTGCCTGTAAGCGGGCGCGGCACCAGTCGATGTGATCCGCCTCCTCGGCGCTGGCAGCCTGCAATTGTGCTAGCACGAGCGGTGAGCGCGCACCCAGGGACTGCCCCAGATACAAGCCCTGCGCCGCCAGCTCGCCGGCGTGATTGACGCGCATCAGCGCCGCCGCGTGTTGTCGTTCGGCGGGGCTCAGCTCGCTGGTTTCCGGCAGCTCGGCGCACGGATCGGTGGCCGCTGTGCGCCCGGGCGGTGGCGCCAGGCGCAGCACACGGTCCAGCGCCAGCAGCAGGCGATCGGCAGGAGTGAAACGCACGGTGGGCATGGGCAGCTCCGCCAGGGAGGGAGAATCCCAAGTCTATACTGCCGCCTGACTTGTACCTTGGCTCGAACGGCATGATCGGCAGTCCGCAAAAACAACGCATTTTGATCGACGGCCCAGCGGGTGCCCTTGAGGTACTGGTCGAGCAGCCGCCAACCCCAGACGGGCCGTTGTGCGTGATCTGCCACCCGCATCCCCAGTTTGGTGGGACGCTCGACAACAAAGTGGTCTATACCCTGGCGCGGGCGGCGCTGGACCTGGGCGCGCGAGCGCTGCGCTTCAATTTGCGGGGCGTTGGTCAGAGCGTTGGCCAGTTTGCCGACGCAGTGGGCGAAACCCAGGATCTGCTGGCGGTTGTTGCCTACGCCCGCGCCGCCTACCCCGAGCAGGCGATACACCTTGCCGGTTTCTCGTTCGGCGCGGCGGTGGCCTTGCGAGGCCACCGCGCTGCCGATGCGGCCAGCCTGCTGCTGGTGGCTCCCCCCGCGGGGATGGGCTACCTGGACGAATGCGCGGCGCCGGCGCTGCCGTGGCATGTTGTCCACGGCAGCCGCGATCAGTTGATCAGCCTTGACCAGGCGCGGCGCTGGCTTGCCGTCGTCGCTGGCCCGACGGCGCCCGTGACGGTAATTGATGACGCCGACCATTTTTTTCACGGTCGGCTGACGCCGCTGCGCGAAGCCGCCAGCGGCTTCTGGAGCCCGCTATTTGACGGTGGCCGCCGCACTTCACCTTGACAGTTTGGGCGTCGCAAAATAGGATGCACGCCCTTTTTGCGGGCTAATTGCGAATTCGGCATGAAGACAGTAAGCGCTACACCAAGCACCATCCAGCAGGATTGGTATCTCGTCGATGCCGATGGCAAAACGCTCGGACGTTTGGCGACCGAGATTGCCCGTCGTTTGCGCGGCAAGCACAAGCCGATCTACACCCCGCACATGGATACTGGCGATTACATCGTCGTGGTCAATGCCGAGAAGGTCTGCGTGACCGGTCGCAAGCAAACGGACAAGCTGTATCACCATCACACCGGTTACATCGGCGGTCTGCGGACCGAAACCTTCGCCGATCGCATCGTGCGGCGACCAACGCTGGTGCTGGAGGAGGCGGTCAAAGGCATGTTGCCCAAGAATCCTCTCGGTCGCGCCATGTTCCGCAAGCTCAAGGTGTACGCCGGCACCGAGCATCCTCATGTCGCCCAGCAGCCGCAAGCGCTGGACATCTGATTCCCGCAAGTTCGGACCTGATCATGGCAGCAGTGCAAAGCAATATCTCCGTAGGTCGTCGCAAATCGGCTTCAGCGCGCGTCATCCTGCGCTTGGGTAAGGGCAGTATCAGCATCAATGGGCGGAGCCTGGAGGACTACTTCGGTCGCGAGACATCCCGCATGCTGGTGCGCCAGCCGCTGGAACTGCTCGGCCGGCCGGACAGCTTCGACCTGCGTATCACCGTCCAGGGAGGCGGGCCGAGTGGCCAGGCCGGTGCCATCCGTCATGGCATCACGCGGGCGCTGATCGAGTTCGACG
This window encodes:
- the coq7 gene encoding 2-polyprenyl-3-methyl-6-methoxy-1,4-benzoquinone monooxygenase; the encoded protein is MPTVRFTPADRLLLALDRVLRLAPPPGRTAATDPCAELPETSELSPAERQHAAALMRVNHAGELAAQGLYLGQSLGARSPLVLAQLQAASAEEADHIDWCRARLQALGSRRSVLDPVWFGGALVIGVVAGTAGDDWSMGFVAETERQVQAHLDDHLGRLPSADRRSRAVLEQMRRDEIRHGEDARRAGGRELPAPLRSLMRLASKLMTRTAYRL
- the rplM gene encoding 50S ribosomal protein L13, with the protein product MKTVSATPSTIQQDWYLVDADGKTLGRLATEIARRLRGKHKPIYTPHMDTGDYIVVVNAEKVCVTGRKQTDKLYHHHTGYIGGLRTETFADRIVRRPTLVLEEAVKGMLPKNPLGRAMFRKLKVYAGTEHPHVAQQPQALDI
- the rpsI gene encoding 30S ribosomal protein S9; translated protein: MAAVQSNISVGRRKSASARVILRLGKGSISINGRSLEDYFGRETSRMLVRQPLELLGRPDSFDLRITVQGGGPSGQAGAIRHGITRALIEFDETFRPELRKAGFVTRDAREVERKKVGLHKARRAPQFSKR
- a CDS encoding VOC family protein, whose amino-acid sequence is MRQRPPAHAGLRHVALFVQDLEACERFYVDLLGLHVEWRPDEDNVYLSSGQDNLALHRAPGPAPGGAVLDHIGFLLRRIEDVDPWHVFMRDNGAPIAAVPRTHRDGARSFYCLDPAGNRVQIIFHPPLAGALRPLR
- the speD gene encoding adenosylmethionine decarboxylase, whose translation is MDDKLTLHGFNNLTKTLSFNIYDISYALTREAQQQYIDYIDETYNAERLTRILSEVADIIGAEILNIARQDYDPQGASVTMLISEGGQGKAGNSTAEMPGPKPDAVVGHLDKSHVTVHTYPEQHPDNGISTFRADIDVSTCGHISPLRALNFLIHSFESDIVILDYRVRGFTRDVRGHKHYIDHTIHSIQNYIDASTLARFQAVDVNVYPENIFHTKLRVRNFDLANYLFGVNDADLSAQEQAATATRLEREIQEIFYATNMK
- a CDS encoding alpha/beta hydrolase, which translates into the protein MYLGSNGMIGSPQKQRILIDGPAGALEVLVEQPPTPDGPLCVICHPHPQFGGTLDNKVVYTLARAALDLGARALRFNLRGVGQSVGQFADAVGETQDLLAVVAYARAAYPEQAIHLAGFSFGAAVALRGHRAADAASLLLVAPPAGMGYLDECAAPALPWHVVHGSRDQLISLDQARRWLAVVAGPTAPVTVIDDADHFFHGRLTPLREAASGFWSPLFDGGRRTSP